Proteins found in one Campylobacter lari genomic segment:
- a CDS encoding ferritin-like domain-containing protein, translating to MKRNFFEELEKILYHKDIFKKIELFNEFYENFKANLYDFNHSHEAIICENSQVKILHPMKIRRPKEANSTLSLAKILHSVAHIEYNAINLSLDASYRFKNLPLKFYQDWLEVANEEIKHFLLLEKTLNELGFKYGDFHAHDNLEKALFLTKDNLAHRMGIVHRGLEAKGLDANPFVLEKLNTTNHPIKSLFSEIFTIILNDEIKHVNKGDFWWNYAKNENDSYLDLCAKYKEFNLLGKVYNKTARIQAGFNESELQKLDDFYNRK from the coding sequence ATGAAAAGAAATTTCTTTGAAGAATTAGAAAAAATTTTATATCATAAAGATATTTTTAAAAAGATTGAATTATTTAATGAATTTTATGAAAATTTTAAAGCTAATTTGTATGATTTTAATCATTCCCATGAGGCGATCATTTGTGAAAACTCGCAAGTTAAAATCCTTCATCCTATGAAAATAAGACGCCCAAAAGAAGCAAATAGCACTTTGTCTTTAGCTAAAATCTTACATTCAGTTGCGCATATAGAATATAATGCTATAAACTTATCCTTAGATGCTAGTTATAGATTTAAAAACTTACCATTGAAATTTTACCAAGATTGGCTTGAGGTAGCTAATGAGGAAATTAAGCATTTTTTACTTTTAGAAAAAACTTTAAATGAACTTGGTTTTAAATATGGAGATTTTCATGCGCATGATAATCTTGAAAAAGCCTTATTTTTAACCAAAGATAATCTTGCTCATAGAATGGGTATAGTGCATAGAGGACTTGAAGCAAAAGGACTTGATGCTAATCCTTTTGTCTTAGAAAAATTAAACACCACTAATCATCCTATAAAAAGTTTATTTAGTGAAATTTTTACCATTATACTAAATGATGAGATTAAACATGTAAATAAAGGGGATTTTTGGTGGAATTATGCAAAAAATGAAAATGATAGTTATCTTGATCTTTGCGCCAAATATAAAGAATTTAATCTTTTAGGAAAAGTATATAACAAAACAGCTAGAATTCAAGCAGGATTTAATGAAAGCGAACTTCAAAAATTAGATGATTTTTATAATAGAAAATGA
- the kpsM gene encoding capsule polysaccharide transporter KpsM — protein sequence MLNVIHALFFRELKTRFGINKYLGYFWVIGEPMMVVLVITSIVAAIREFHHQIMPEGISIFLFLAVGIIPFFMFRSIITQLLNGIGANLALYAYKPVRPIHVFIARTILEFCIYFTIFICVMFLAGWFLHMQVIPKHFLEVMFSLFLLVVFGFAMGMCFAIAGHFAEPLKTALNYLNIVLYWTALVVFPVWIVPKPILDILYYNPLLHIMELLKYNFFQNYPLLDDYNYYYPIICLSVILFLGLFFYYFTREKLIAVR from the coding sequence ATGCTTAATGTCATACATGCTCTTTTTTTTAGAGAGCTAAAGACAAGATTTGGTATTAATAAATATTTGGGCTATTTTTGGGTAATCGGTGAGCCTATGATGGTTGTTTTAGTAATCACTTCTATTGTGGCAGCTATTAGAGAATTTCATCATCAAATCATGCCCGAGGGTATTTCTATTTTTTTATTTTTAGCAGTAGGGATTATACCTTTTTTTATGTTTAGAAGTATTATTACCCAACTTTTAAATGGTATAGGTGCAAATTTGGCGTTATATGCTTATAAGCCAGTAAGACCTATACATGTATTTATTGCTAGAACTATACTTGAGTTTTGCATTTATTTTACTATTTTTATTTGTGTGATGTTTTTAGCAGGTTGGTTTTTGCATATGCAAGTTATACCTAAGCATTTTTTAGAAGTGATGTTTTCGCTTTTTTTACTTGTGGTGTTTGGTTTTGCTATGGGGATGTGTTTTGCTATAGCAGGGCATTTTGCAGAACCTTTAAAAACGGCATTAAATTATTTAAATATAGTTTTATACTGGACAGCTTTGGTAGTATTTCCAGTATGGATAGTTCCAAAACCTATTTTAGATATTTTATATTATAATCCACTTTTACATATTATGGAGCTTTTAAAATATAATTTTTTTCAAAATTATCCATTACTTGATGATTATAATTACTACTACCCTATTATATGTTTGAGTGTGATTTTGTTTTTGGGTTTGTTTTTTTATTATTTTACTAGAGAAAAGTTGATAGCAGTGCGATGA
- a CDS encoding ABC transporter ATP-binding protein, protein MIKLVNLTKSFPLRNGGRHYVFKNLSFEFPENCSIGLMGRNGAGKSTLMKLLSGSLLPDRGKIVTNKKLSWPLGLAGAFQHRLSARDNARFVARVYGYKGKALEEKIKFVEDFAELGKFFDEPMNTYSAGMSARISFGLSMAFDFDYYLIDEAGAVGDPKFREKSSKIYKEKLSQSKVIMVSHNVAEIKQWCDKIIFMQDGQATIYDDVDEGIAVYQGKINAK, encoded by the coding sequence ATGATAAAATTAGTTAATTTAACAAAATCTTTTCCTTTGCGCAATGGTGGAAGACATTATGTTTTTAAAAATTTAAGTTTTGAGTTTCCTGAAAATTGTAGCATAGGTTTAATGGGTCGCAATGGTGCTGGAAAGTCTACCTTAATGAAACTTTTAAGTGGCTCCTTGCTTCCTGATAGGGGTAAGATTGTAACTAATAAAAAATTATCTTGGCCTTTGGGTTTAGCAGGTGCATTTCAACACAGACTTTCAGCAAGGGACAATGCGCGCTTCGTGGCTAGAGTATATGGTTATAAAGGAAAGGCCTTAGAAGAAAAGATTAAATTTGTGGAAGATTTTGCTGAGCTTGGTAAATTTTTTGATGAGCCTATGAATACTTACTCAGCTGGTATGAGTGCTAGGATATCTTTTGGTTTAAGTATGGCTTTTGATTTTGATTATTATTTAATCGATGAAGCAGGTGCTGTGGGTGATCCTAAATTTAGAGAAAAAAGCTCTAAAATTTATAAAGAAAAATTAAGTCAGTCAAAAGTTATCATGGTTTCACATAATGTAGCTGAAATTAAACAATGGTGTGATAAAATTATATTCATGCAAGATGGACAAGCTACTATATATGATGATGTAGATGAGGGTATAGCGGTGTATCAAGGAAAAATAAATGCAAAATGA
- a CDS encoding capsule biosynthesis protein, which translates to MQNDLLKKFKNLEILNSFKIVLILTAFVVFYYVFIAANRYVSESVLSVKSTTGDSGAITGIAAFLTNNSFSSEDITFLKSYIHSLDMLNILEEKIQIRKLYQKQKLDFFYSISSSADQEDFLKYYQNRVKIIQENSANGLLRVEVEGFDPQSAHLIASTIVKESEKFINEISHKAARDQMQFAEEELLQFKKRYQKAKDELLAFQNKYGVFDPLKQAEGALKLIAELESKIAAKEAELLMMQSYINDNAPQIVTIKSEIDALKKQLQKEKSKVSSPKSSQKLNDLAAKFQDLTIEAGFAESAYTAALKAYESARIEALRKIKQVVIVQSPSLPQSAKYPEALYNILTAFMILSLIYGIVKFIKMIIEEHRY; encoded by the coding sequence ATGCAAAATGATTTATTAAAAAAGTTTAAAAATTTAGAGATACTAAATTCTTTTAAAATAGTATTGATTTTGACAGCATTTGTTGTATTTTATTATGTTTTTATAGCAGCAAATCGTTATGTGAGTGAAAGTGTTTTAAGTGTGAAATCAACTACAGGAGATAGCGGAGCTATTACCGGAATTGCTGCATTTTTGACCAATAATTCTTTTTCAAGCGAGGATATAACTTTCTTAAAATCATATATTCATTCTTTAGATATGCTAAATATCTTAGAAGAAAAAATTCAAATTCGCAAGTTATATCAAAAACAAAAACTTGATTTTTTTTATAGTATTTCTTCATCAGCTGATCAAGAGGATTTTTTAAAGTATTATCAAAATCGTGTTAAGATTATTCAAGAAAACTCAGCCAATGGGCTTTTGCGTGTAGAAGTAGAAGGTTTTGATCCACAAAGCGCACATTTAATAGCTTCAACTATAGTTAAAGAAAGTGAAAAATTTATCAATGAAATTTCACATAAGGCCGCAAGAGATCAAATGCAATTTGCTGAAGAAGAGCTTTTGCAGTTTAAAAAAAGATATCAAAAGGCTAAAGATGAGCTTTTAGCTTTTCAAAATAAATATGGAGTATTTGATCCACTTAAACAAGCAGAAGGTGCTTTAAAACTCATAGCTGAACTTGAATCAAAAATAGCAGCCAAAGAAGCTGAACTTTTGATGATGCAAAGTTATATAAATGATAATGCACCGCAAATTGTCACTATAAAAAGTGAGATAGATGCGTTGAAAAAACAACTTCAAAAAGAAAAATCTAAAGTTTCATCCCCAAAATCTTCTCAAAAACTTAATGATCTTGCGGCTAAATTCCAAGATCTAACCATAGAGGCAGGTTTTGCAGAAAGTGCTTATACGGCTGCACTAAAAGCTTATGAGAGTGCTAGGATAGAAGCTTTAAGAAAGATAAAACAAGTAGTTATAGTGCAAAGTCCAAGTTTACCTCAAAGTGCTAAATACCCAGAAGCTTTGTATAATATACTCACAGCTTTTATGATTTTATCTTTGATTTATGGAATTGTTAAATTTATTAAAATGATTATAGAGGAGCATAGATACTAA